The following proteins are co-located in the Acipenser ruthenus chromosome 35, fAciRut3.2 maternal haplotype, whole genome shotgun sequence genome:
- the LOC117395129 gene encoding uncharacterized protein LOC117395129, with translation MLLRLILLFYTLQVADAGLFQYPPLVRAEVGSSINLTCDIEDMIGKCFTVIWFKLRSKSIPTLETYQSIKPGGSFAGDEIEKTCSLNLNNAQVNDSGTYYCGLISSSAIYLGNGSTLVVRKRSDDRACIEILTPSESDGEVKSSGAATLVCLVFGVSEPARVYWLIKGDVKHVLTDSGSGDSTEYTPEFIKNQITIPEEIWSSGAVCTCVVETESGRNMSKSVSKTGSGACPLFLYGSLAGASFLLITLLVTLVICYRRQNKPDTYLANERFHEY, from the exons ATGCTGCTCCGGCTCATTCTGCTATTCTACACGCTCCAAG TTGCAGATGCAGGACTGTTCCAATACCCGCCCTTAGTCAGAGCCGAGGTCGGGAGCAGCATAAACTTGACCTGCGATATCGAGGACATGATTGGAAAGTGTTTCACTGTCATCTGGTTCAAACTGCGGTCCAAGAGCATCCCGACCCTGGAAACGTATCAAAGTATTAAACCCGGTGGCAGCTTTGCAGGCGACGAAATCGAGAAAACCTGTTCCCTGAACCTAAATAACGCGCAGGTGAACGATTCCGGGACTTACTATTGCGGTTTGATTAGCAGCTCAGCTATATACTTGGGCAATGGATCCACGTTAGTAGTACGAA AACGCTCCGATGACCGCGCTTGTATTGAAATCCTCACCCCTTCAGAGTCAGACGGAGAAGTCAAGTCCAGCGGCGCCGCTACTTTAGTGTGTCTGGTGTTCGGGGTATCCGAGCCGGCTCGTGTCTACTGGCTCATCAAAGGAGATGTCAAACACGTACTGACTGACTCCGGGTCCGGAGATTCCACTGAGTACACTCCGGAATTTATCAAGAATCAGATCACCATTCCGGAGGAGATCTGGAGCAGCGGGGCCGTGTGCACGTGTGTAGTGGAAACAGAGAGCGGGCGCAATATGAGCAAAAGCGTGAGCAAGACCG GGAGCGGTGCGTGTCCACTCTTCCTTTATGGGTCGCTGGCGGGAGCTTCATTTCTTCTAATTACTTTGTTAGTTACACTGGTAATATGCTATCGAAGACAGAATAAACCAG ATACGTATTTGGCAAATGAACG GTTCCATGAATATTGA